The following DNA comes from Candidatus Binataceae bacterium.
CGCGTCGCCGCTGCGGATAGATATAGAGTTTCTGCGTATCTCGCGATTCGACTGCATAATGCCGCATCAGTAGTTCAGTCGCGCTGCTATAGCCAATGTCGGTGCGGGAATTTCGCCAATTCGCGTCTGACGAAGCCAGCTTCGAATATCTGAAGTCGATTTGGCCGCGATGCAGCGCGAACAGGATCGCATCGGCTACCGCTTTGTATACTTCAGCGTTACGGCTCGTCACCTTGTGCCATTTCAGCTCCGGCGCGTCACCAAGGTTTTGCTGCAGCAGCAGTTTGAGCTTCTTGCTCGATGCCGCGTTGACAACGACACACCCGGCCAGGCGAAATCGGTCAGACGCGCCGCCACTCTCATCGACGAACAGCCGGCGCGAGATCTTCTTGCCAGGATCTTTCCCGGCGCATTCTGCGCGCAGCGTCTCGCCCCGCAACGAGCTGCCCTTCGAGGCCAGCAGCTCGGCCGGCAGCAACGCCACCGCGGCCGCGAGACCGATGAATTTCCGCCGGCTGATCTTCACCTTGAGCGCCAACCTGTCAGAACGCGGGCGATACGAGGCGGCATAGACCGCCAGCTTCGACGGGGCTGTCGGTTTCCGAGATTTCGACCTGGGTGTTGCCGTGGTTGAGCCCGGTAAACTCGAAAGTGTCGGTCATCTGCCTGCATCCCGTAAGCAGCGGTATGAGCGGGAGCGAAGGAGCGCTGGGGGCGGGAGCCGCCGGTTTGAGGTCGAGACTCAAATGACCGACGTCTTCGGCATCAACGCTCATCGACGAATCAGACGCAATGGTGAAATTGCAGAACACGGTGTTGACGTGTTCGCCAAGCTCGCCGCCGGTGACATTGGTTCCGTCGGTGCGAAGCACGATGTAAATACCGGTCGGCTGTCCGGTTTGAGTGTGGCCCTGGCCCTTGCATACGTAAGTGCCCTGCAAAGGTTGGCCATTCATGCCCAGGATCGGCGAGGCGAGAGAAAGCGCATGGGCGCGGCCCGCCATCATCGGCATCGCAAGTAAGATCGTCAAGAAAGCTATTTTGCGCATGGGCTCGGCTCCTCGGTTGCGGCAGGCCAGCGTGATTGAGGCCTGCGGCCTCACGCGAGCAGGTAACATGCGGTTGGCGGCAATGTAAAGTTTCTCTACAAATTGTAATTATACAGAAAGTATAGGGACTTCTACTAGCAGTTGTATCGAATTCACAATGGCAGACGAGCGCGGCGTCGTTGCTGACGCCACGCTCGCACTTTCACGTTCAGTGATTACGCTCGGGATGCTGACTGGCCGAGCTCAGCGATGCCCGCCATGGCCGCCGCTCGCTCCGCCACCGTGCATGCCACCGCCGCCACCGTGGGATCCGCCACCGCCGCCGTGAAAGCCACCGCCTCCGCCGTGGAAGCTCCCATTGAAACCACCACCGTGGATTCCGCTGTTAACGCCACCGCCATGGAATCCGCCGTTGAATCCGGCACCGCCGCGAAAGCCTTCGTTATGGGCCACCGCAAATCCGTGGTTGTATGCTGGCGCGCCGAAATTGTGCGCGACGAAGCCGCCATGCTGCGGATACCAGTGGTCATGATCCCATCCGCTATGGCCCCAACCGCCATCCCAGCCGTGATTCCAGTAACCGCCGTAATAGCCAGGATAGCCGGCGCCATACAACCCGCCGGGATAATATCCACCGCCATAGAGCGGCTCCGAGTAAGCGTAGCTTGGATATCCGCCGCCGTAGCCACCGCCGTATCCGTATCCCGGGCCAACGTCGTAGCATCCGGCAAGCCCGAACATACCCACCGCCAACGCGACTATCGCGATCGATTTTAGCTTCATGGCTTTATCGCCAGTTGACGAGGGAATGTAGGTCGGAGCGGAGGGTCCGTTTGCAGGCTCGATGAACCGCAGCGCCAGCATCCGTGGACGCCAACCAGCGTCCTTTCTCTGATCACTAATACGAAATCGGTGCCAAGCAGTTTCCGCCGTTTTATAAGGGTTTTCGAGCTTCCGAACTGCGGTGCAGCGATCGCGGCACTAGCCGAAATTTCTTACTTCTCACCCTTAATGAATCTCAAGCTTCATCCTTAATGAATGTTCATCTGTGCGCGCCTCGGTTGATTTGTGCGCCCGCATTTCAGATAACGAAAGCTCGCGTATCGGTCGCTTCTTGAGCGGAGTCTGCACTGTGCAGCTTGGACTCGCGATGCGGCCAACTCGATCGCGACAGGGGAAATCGAAATGGGAGTTCTTTCAGGTTATCGCGTCATCGAGCTCGCAGGCATCGGACCCGGACCGATGTGCGCGATGCTGCTGTCCGACATGGGCGCCGACGTTATTCGCATCGATCGCCTGGCCGACGCCGGCCTCGGCATCGGCATGGACACCAAGTACAGCCTGCTCAATCGCGGACGCCGATCGATCGCGCTCGATCTCAAGAAGCCCGAGGCGATCGAGGCCGTGCTCAAGATGGTCGAGCGCGCCGACGCGCTCATCGAAGGCTTTCGTCCCGGCGTCACCGAGCGCCTCGGCCTCGGCCCCGACCATTGTCTCAAGCGCAATCCTAAGATCATCTATGGCCGCATGACGGGATGGGGCCAGGAAGGTCCGATGGCGCATGCCGCCGGCCACGATATCAATTACATCGCGCTCTCCGGCGCGCTTCATTCGATCGGCCGCCGCGGCGATGTGCCCGTGCCGCCGCTCAACCTCGTTGGCGATTTCGGCGGCGGCGCGCTCTACCTCGCGCTCGGAATCGTCGCCGGGATGCTCGAAGCGCAGAAGTCGGGAAAGGGCCAGGTCGTTGACGCGGCGATGGTCGATGGCGCGGCGTCGCTGATGACGGCGACCTACGGGATGCGCGCCTCAGGCTTCTGGAACGAGAAGCGCGGCGACAACATCCTCGATACCGGGGCGCACTACTACGAAGTCTACGAGACCAAGGACGGCAAGTACGTCTCGATCGGATCGATCGAAGCAAAGTTCTACGAGGAGCTGTTGCGCCTGTCGGGCCTGAAGGGCGTCGAGCTGCCGCGCCAGAACGATCGCAACGCGTGGCCCGCGATGAAGGACAAGCTGAAGGAAGTCTTCCGCTCCAAAACGCGCGACGAATGGTGCGAGATCATGGAGGGCAGCGACGTCTGCTTCGCGCCCGTGCTGAGTATGGACGAGGCCCCGCACCATCCGCACAACAAGCATCGCAGCACCTTCGTCGATCGCGACGGCGTGTTGCAGCCGGGCCCCGCGCCGCGCTTCAGCCGCACTCCGAGCGCAATCCAGTGCCCGCCAGCGAAACCGGGTGAGCATACCGAGGCAGCGCTCCGCGACTGGGGCTTCAGCGACTCCGATCTCGCGAACCTCAAGAGCCGCGGCGCAATCACCAAGTAGAATTCTGAAAAACGCCTCTCCCGCGACTTAACGGGAGAGGCGTTTTCTCAGGAGCGCGTGAAGGGCGGTCTGATTCGCGAAGCGAATCCGCCCGAGCCCCTTTCAAATCTGCGCCTTCCCTCATTCCGAGCAAGTGAGCATCGCGAACGCGCCGAAGAATCTCGAACCGCTGCGCCCACGCGCAGCCGGTACCGATTTTGTGATCGCGAGGCGCTCCTCAATGGTGCAGGCGCCGCTCCGGGCGCTCCGCGCGCGTCCGGCAGGTGAGGGTTCTGAGCGTTGCGCTCTGAAGTCACGCCGACACCGCCCGAAGCCCGTCACGTCACTTCACGATCAGCCCTTCGAGCTCGCCCTTCTCTCTCCATTTTGCGATCAGATCGAAAAACGCGAGCGCACCGTCCGGATAAGTTGCCGACAGGAAACCGCCCTCGCCCGTGCCCTCGCCATTGTAATAACCGGGCGTGCACACGCTCTGATACTTCGTCATCGAGTTGGTGCCGTTCACGATGCGCACCCACTCGGCTTCCGCTTCCTGGGTAGGCTCGATCGATTTCGCGTTTCGCCGATTAACCTCTGTGATCAGTTGCGCAATGTGATGCGCCTGCTTGTTCAGCATGTAGGTGAAATTCGCGGTGAGTCCCGTCTGCGTGAGCCCCATGTGGAAGCAATTTGGAAAACCGTGGCTAAGGAAGCCATGAAACGTGCGCATCCCGTTTGACCAGTAGTCAGCGAGCGAAACTCCGTCGCGCCCCTGCATCGCGAACTCGGCGCGCCGCGTGTAAGCAGTGCCGACCTCGAAACCGGTCGCGAACACGATGCAATCGACTTCGTACTCCACGCCGTCAACCACCACGCCATGTTCGGTCACGCGATCGACGCCCTTGCCCTTTGTATCGACCAGCTTCACGTTGGGCAGATTGAATGTATCGAGGTACTCATCGTTGAACGTGGGCCGCTTGCACCACTGACCGAACCACGGCTGGAGCGCCTCGGCAGTCTGCGCATCCTTGACCGTCTGCGCGACGCGCTTGCGGATGTCGTTCATCTTCTGAAAGTCGGCGATCTCGGCGAGCGCCGCTCTTTCATCGGCCGATAGATCCGAGTTGCTGCGGCTCGAGATCAACTCGCCCAGCTTTTTCAGCGGACTGGTCCATTTGTCGCGGACCTCGTCCTTTTCGAGCTCGACTCCATCGAGCAGCGCGGTGAAATTGCGATTGCGATACTCCTGCCATCCGGGCTTCAGCTTCTTGGCCCACGCGGGATCGGTCGGAGTGTTGTTGCGCTCGTCGACCGATGACGGCGTGCGCTGAAAGACGTAGAGCTGCTCCGCGTGCTGTCCCAGATGCGGGATGCATTGGATCGCCGTCGCTCCGGTCCCGATGATTCCGACCCGTTTGTTACCGAGCTTGTGCTGCCCGCCCGTCGTATCGCCGCCGGTATAGTCGTAATCCCAGCGGCTGGTGTGGAAGGTGTGGCCTTTGAAATTTTCGATTCCGGGGATCCCCGGCAACTTCGGCTTGTTGAGCGGTCCACTCGACATGATCATGAAGCGCGCTCTGAACTCGTCGCCGCGATCGGTTGCCACTGTCCAGCGCCCTGCTTCGTCGTCCCAGCGCGCCTCGGTCACCCGCGTCTGAAAGCATGCCTTCTCATAAAGATGGAATTGCTTTCCGATTCGCTGCGCGTGCGCGAAGATCTCGGGCGCAAACGAATATCTTTCCTTCGGGATGTAGCCGGTCTCCTCGAGCAGGGGCAGATAGAGGTAGCCTTCGACGTCGCATTGCGCACCCGGGTAGCGATTCCAATACCAGGTGCCGCCGAAGTCGCCCGCTTTCTCGATTATGCGGATA
Coding sequences within:
- a CDS encoding DUF3800 domain-containing protein, with the translated sequence MALKVKISRRKFIGLAAAVALLPAELLASKGSSLRGETLRAECAGKDPGKKISRRLFVDESGGASDRFRLAGCVVVNAASSKKLKLLLQQNLGDAPELKWHKVTSRNAEVYKAVADAILFALHRGQIDFRYSKLASSDANWRNSRTDIGYSSATELLMRHYAVESRDTQKLYIYPQRRRAAGSMLALRQDLNRFASNGRQVRSPVRLIEYRDSISSVPSQVVDFLVGALAYSSNVRVPNAIGASGKQRLAEYISARIPSSARVS
- a CDS encoding CaiB/BaiF CoA-transferase family protein; protein product: MGVLSGYRVIELAGIGPGPMCAMLLSDMGADVIRIDRLADAGLGIGMDTKYSLLNRGRRSIALDLKKPEAIEAVLKMVERADALIEGFRPGVTERLGLGPDHCLKRNPKIIYGRMTGWGQEGPMAHAAGHDINYIALSGALHSIGRRGDVPVPPLNLVGDFGGGALYLALGIVAGMLEAQKSGKGQVVDAAMVDGAASLMTATYGMRASGFWNEKRGDNILDTGAHYYEVYETKDGKYVSIGSIEAKFYEELLRLSGLKGVELPRQNDRNAWPAMKDKLKEVFRSKTRDEWCEIMEGSDVCFAPVLSMDEAPHHPHNKHRSTFVDRDGVLQPGPAPRFSRTPSAIQCPPAKPGEHTEAALRDWGFSDSDLANLKSRGAITK
- a CDS encoding NAD(P)/FAD-dependent oxidoreductase, with amino-acid sequence MSEAVTQNRIPTADELGFDPAALREKYAAERTKRLRADANSQYREISGQFSHFNEDPYAEPVQRQALSEDLDAVVIGGGFGGMLAAVRLQEAGISNIRIIEKAGDFGGTWYWNRYPGAQCDVEGYLYLPLLEETGYIPKERYSFAPEIFAHAQRIGKQFHLYEKACFQTRVTEARWDDEAGRWTVATDRGDEFRARFMIMSSGPLNKPKLPGIPGIENFKGHTFHTSRWDYDYTGGDTTGGQHKLGNKRVGIIGTGATAIQCIPHLGQHAEQLYVFQRTPSSVDERNNTPTDPAWAKKLKPGWQEYRNRNFTALLDGVELEKDEVRDKWTSPLKKLGELISSRSNSDLSADERAALAEIADFQKMNDIRKRVAQTVKDAQTAEALQPWFGQWCKRPTFNDEYLDTFNLPNVKLVDTKGKGVDRVTEHGVVVDGVEYEVDCIVFATGFEVGTAYTRRAEFAMQGRDGVSLADYWSNGMRTFHGFLSHGFPNCFHMGLTQTGLTANFTYMLNKQAHHIAQLITEVNRRNAKSIEPTQEAEAEWVRIVNGTNSMTKYQSVCTPGYYNGEGTGEGGFLSATYPDGALAFFDLIAKWREKGELEGLIVK